In Halanaerobiaceae bacterium ANBcell28, a single genomic region encodes these proteins:
- a CDS encoding sugar ABC transporter permease, with the protein MKLKKKLSLKQKKSLMGYVYTAPFIIGFLLFFAYPFYQAIVFSLNELQITQFGYELVFVGLENYDHALLVDPDFVQVLTDSFLRLITHVPAIIIFSFFVANILNQKFRGRFLARLVFFLPVIITSGIIIQMEMQDMMTQEFVENVDFMLGGATLESLLLQLQMPEGFAQYIIDIVDQIPEIIEASAIPILIFLAGLQSIPSRLYEAADIEGATGWEKFWKITCPLLSPLFITNIVFIIVSSFTSVRNPIVNFINDAAWGGAGYGVSVAMSVIYFAVIAITLTISLGIISKKVFYMK; encoded by the coding sequence ATGAAATTAAAGAAAAAACTTTCTCTCAAACAGAAAAAATCATTGATGGGATATGTATATACAGCACCATTTATAATTGGTTTTTTGCTCTTTTTTGCTTATCCTTTTTACCAAGCCATAGTATTTAGTTTAAATGAGTTGCAAATAACTCAATTTGGCTATGAACTTGTTTTTGTAGGTCTAGAAAATTATGATCATGCATTATTAGTAGACCCTGATTTTGTACAGGTATTAACAGATTCTTTCCTTCGTTTAATTACACATGTACCTGCTATAATTATCTTTAGCTTTTTTGTAGCAAATATCTTAAATCAAAAATTTAGAGGTCGTTTTTTAGCTAGGTTAGTTTTTTTTCTTCCTGTTATAATTACTTCGGGTATTATTATACAAATGGAAATGCAGGATATGATGACTCAAGAATTTGTGGAAAATGTTGACTTTATGTTAGGAGGGGCTACTCTGGAGTCTCTTTTGTTACAGCTTCAGATGCCTGAGGGATTTGCTCAATATATTATTGATATTGTTGACCAAATACCAGAGATTATTGAAGCATCAGCTATACCCATCTTGATATTCCTTGCAGGTCTGCAGTCTATACCATCTAGGCTCTATGAAGCAGCAGATATTGAAGGGGCTACTGGTTGGGAGAAGTTTTGGAAAATAACTTGTCCACTTTTAAGTCCTTTATTTATCACAAATATTGTATTTATAATAGTGAGCTCATTTACTTCAGTGCGAAATCCAATAGTCAATTTTATTAACGATGCTGCCTGGGGTGGAGCTGGTTATGGAGTAAGTGTTGCTATGTCTGTCATATATTTTGCTGTGATCGCAATTACTTTGACTATTTCTCTTGGTATCATTTCTAAAAAAGTATTTTATATGAAATAA
- a CDS encoding DUF5696 domain-containing protein: MTRLNLPVVLILLLFFSFSIFAVEQAELQEELKDMELINENQYLALYINERNSEIAVLDKKSSNIWYSNPYNRDEKETIARGSVLKRLGSSLNITYDRLGGRKDISMDNFSSSIEHNLFEISTIENGIRIEYTFGEKWTNDDHLPEVVSKENMEELILANIENQRDKNQLKDSYLQFEIKKADRDEELTIRGIDLESILQGYTIVPESARDLIFEIETLEEKVLAKEEIDTNLSSELEEKTKQLKSIKEDYILKFLEKIVDNRWDYQRVSDVKHEDVLPFVDKPVYILKDGIFPFIRNNLIDIVRNSGYNADYAVINHEKYGIDPPQPNIDVFHIGMEYIIDKDSLLVRIPLDEIRYPLDVIDVMGETHTYPVRTIKPLPYFGAAHIEEKGNIFVPDGSGALISLENETDIMRYVSPDIYGRDYTLDTRQEQRVFTEQVFMPVFGLNTEDKGFLAIIEEGESLGRIEVNKAGLTTSYHTVSPEFTILPRGQISLGFIGQIDMYQDRLYQGDIQIRYKFLSGEDANYVGMARTYQDYLVEKHDLERIAPQDNIPLYLDIVGGVPIEKRVLGLPKRVVEPLTRFEEASSIVEKLSTLGVGNISLRYQGWLSGGVEHNFPNQVRLNKGLGNMNELVELQNLLENIGGKLYPEVSFLNVYQSRLFDGFNSRRDSSHYFDNTRAKINDFNLAHFTRNEDRGRYILSPSKLGPLTESFLDDYLQYDLDNLALRYMGYQLNSDQREGNNLVDRVHSQKILEENLKKLKSANNGLMLDRGNALVFPWVDNILNAPIDSSGHKIFERTVPFYQMVLRGYINFSGEPINLSQSYKKNILRTIETGANPYFTMTYQNPFILKDTVYDHLYSVYYQDWLEETVEFYDKTNLFLRDLQGQVIINHQNLAENVYKTTFEEGSSIIVNYNDNDIEISGLKVEAENFLILEEE, translated from the coding sequence ATGACCAGATTGAATTTGCCTGTTGTTTTAATTTTACTTTTATTTTTTTCATTTAGTATATTTGCTGTGGAGCAGGCAGAGCTTCAAGAAGAATTAAAAGATATGGAACTCATTAATGAAAACCAATATCTTGCCTTATATATAAATGAAAGAAATAGTGAAATAGCAGTTCTTGATAAAAAGTCTAGTAATATTTGGTATTCAAATCCGTATAACCGAGATGAAAAAGAGACTATAGCAAGGGGTAGTGTCTTAAAACGTTTGGGTTCTTCATTAAACATTACTTACGATAGGCTTGGCGGTCGTAAAGATATTTCTATGGATAACTTTTCATCTAGTATAGAACATAATTTGTTTGAAATATCTACAATAGAGAATGGTATTCGTATAGAGTATACTTTTGGTGAGAAGTGGACAAACGATGATCATCTTCCGGAAGTAGTTAGCAAGGAAAATATGGAAGAATTAATTTTAGCTAATATAGAAAATCAACGAGATAAAAATCAGTTGAAAGATAGTTATCTTCAATTTGAAATAAAGAAAGCAGATAGAGACGAAGAGTTAACTATACGGGGTATAGATCTAGAAAGTATTCTTCAGGGATATACTATAGTCCCTGAATCAGCAAGAGATTTGATATTTGAAATAGAAACATTAGAAGAAAAAGTTCTTGCTAAAGAAGAAATTGATACAAATTTATCTAGTGAATTAGAAGAAAAAACAAAGCAATTGAAAAGCATTAAAGAAGATTATATTCTAAAATTTCTAGAAAAAATTGTTGATAATCGCTGGGATTATCAGAGGGTATCTGATGTAAAGCATGAAGATGTATTACCATTTGTTGATAAACCTGTATATATACTGAAAGATGGTATATTTCCATTTATAAGAAATAATTTGATTGATATTGTAAGAAATAGTGGATATAATGCAGATTATGCTGTAATTAATCATGAAAAATATGGAATAGATCCACCACAGCCTAATATTGATGTTTTTCATATTGGAATGGAATATATAATTGATAAAGACAGCTTGCTAGTCAGAATACCATTAGATGAGATTCGATATCCTTTAGACGTAATAGATGTTATGGGGGAGACTCATACTTATCCAGTAAGAACTATAAAGCCACTTCCCTACTTTGGTGCAGCTCATATAGAAGAAAAAGGAAATATATTTGTTCCTGATGGTTCCGGAGCTTTAATTTCTCTAGAAAATGAAACAGATATTATGCGCTATGTAAGTCCTGATATTTATGGTAGGGATTATACACTTGATACCAGACAAGAACAAAGAGTTTTTACCGAACAGGTTTTTATGCCGGTTTTTGGTTTAAATACAGAAGACAAAGGTTTTTTAGCAATTATAGAAGAAGGAGAATCACTGGGAAGAATAGAGGTTAATAAAGCTGGCCTAACAACTTCATATCATACAGTGAGTCCTGAATTCACTATATTACCAAGGGGTCAAATTTCCCTTGGGTTTATTGGACAAATTGATATGTATCAGGACCGATTATATCAAGGAGATATACAAATTAGATATAAATTTTTATCAGGTGAAGATGCAAATTATGTTGGTATGGCCAGAACATACCAGGATTATTTAGTAGAAAAACATGATTTAGAAAGAATTGCTCCCCAAGATAATATACCTTTATATCTTGACATTGTAGGTGGGGTTCCAATAGAAAAAAGAGTTTTAGGACTACCGAAAAGAGTAGTTGAACCTTTAACTAGATTTGAAGAAGCAAGCTCTATTGTAGAAAAATTATCTACTTTAGGTGTAGGTAATATAAGTTTGAGATATCAAGGCTGGTTAAGTGGAGGCGTTGAACATAATTTTCCTAACCAGGTGAGATTAAACAAGGGTTTAGGTAATATGAATGAACTTGTTGAATTGCAAAACTTGCTAGAAAATATTGGAGGCAAATTATATCCAGAAGTAAGCTTTTTAAATGTTTATCAATCTCGATTATTTGATGGTTTTAATTCAAGAAGAGATTCTTCCCATTATTTTGATAATACTAGAGCCAAAATAAATGATTTTAATTTAGCTCATTTTACTCGTAACGAGGACAGAGGTCGTTATATTTTATCTCCATCTAAGTTAGGCCCATTAACTGAAAGTTTTTTAGATGATTATCTTCAATATGATTTAGATAATTTAGCTCTTAGATACATGGGATATCAGCTAAATTCAGATCAACGTGAAGGAAATAATTTAGTAGATAGGGTACACTCTCAAAAGATATTAGAGGAAAATTTAAAAAAATTAAAATCAGCAAATAATGGCTTAATGCTCGATAGAGGAAATGCATTGGTTTTCCCCTGGGTAGATAATATATTAAATGCTCCAATCGATAGTAGTGGTCATAAGATATTTGAAAGAACAGTACCTTTTTACCAAATGGTATTACGAGGATATATTAATTTTTCAGGAGAACCAATTAATTTGTCTCAATCCTATAAAAAAAATATATTAAGAACAATAGAAACTGGTGCTAATCCTTATTTTACAATGACTTATCAGAATCCTTTTATTTTAAAAGATACGGTATATGATCATCTATACTCTGTATATTATCAAGATTGGTTAGAAGAAACTGTAGAATTCTATGATAAAACAAATCTTTTTCTTAGAGATTTACAGGGGCAAGTTATTATCAACCATCAAAATTTAGCAGAGAATGTTTATAAGACGACTTTTGAAGAAGGCAGTAGTATAATAGTAAATTATAATGATAACGATATAGAAATTTCTGGTTTGAAAGTAGAAGCTGAAAACTTTCTTATCTTAGAGGAGGAATAA